In one window of Zingiber officinale cultivar Zhangliang chromosome 11A, Zo_v1.1, whole genome shotgun sequence DNA:
- the LOC122031713 gene encoding E3 ubiquitin-protein ligase RGLG2-like, whose protein sequence is MGTGESKHRSSYRYPNDPGYTSGYSPRYSTTTSYAQPESTNRVQKRYSRINDDYQTLSQVTDAVGEAGLESSNLIVGIDFTKSNEWTGKVSFNRRCLHDIGSGPNPYQQAISIIGRTLSSFDEDNLIPCFGFGDASTHDQEIFSFYPDNRPCEGFEEALERYKELVPNLRLAGPTSFAPIIETAIGIVDNSGGQYHVLLIIADGQVTRSVDTQYGQLSPQERDTINAIVKASDFPLSIILVGVGDGPWDMMREFDDNIPSRAFDNFQFVNFTEIISRNIPTSRKEAEFALAALMEIPSQYKATIDLQLLGRRRGIPDRVSLPPPTRNRYSRSSSFEQGPAFPRTASSFEQGPGITRSAQAISSERLIEEKLTCPVCLWKQKDLAFGCGHQTCYDCGKELQRCPMCQAHITTRIKLY, encoded by the exons ATGGGAACGGGAGAATCTAAACATCGCAGTTCTTATCGCTACCCAAATGATCCTGGGTACACTTCAGGTTATTCGCCGAGGTACTCCACTACTACAAGCTATGCACAGCCTGAATCAACAAACAGGGTGCAAAAAAGGTATTCAAGAATCAATGACGATTATCAGACACTCAGTCAG GTTACCGATGCGGTTGGAGAAGCAGGTCTTGAATCTTCTAATCTGATTGTGGGCATTGATTTTACAAAGAGCAATGAGTGGACAG GGAAAGTTTCTTTCAACCGCCGGTGTCTGCATGACATTGGAAGTGGTCCAAACCCCTACCAGCAAGCAATATCTATTATTGGAAGGACACTCTCTTCTTTTGATGAAGATAATCTTATTCCATGCTTTGGATTTGGTGATG CTTCTACCCATGATCAGGAAATATTCAGCTTTTATCCAGATAACCGACCATGTGAAGGATTTGAAGAAGCACTGGAACGATACAAGGAGCTAGTGCCAAATCTCCGCCTAGCTG GACCAACATCTTTTGCACCAATTATTGAAACTGCCATAGGCATTGTAGACAACTCTGGTGGGCAGTACCATGTTCTACTCATAATCGCTGATGGACAG GTAACAAGAAGTGTTGACACACAATATGGGCAATTAAGTCCACAAGAGAGAGATACCATAAATGCAATAGTTAAAGCTAG TGATTTTCCATTGTCAATAATTTTGGTTGGAGTTGGTGATGGTCCGTGGGATATGATGCGTGAATTTGATGACAATATACCTTCCCGGGCATTTGATAATTTCCAG TTTGTGAATTTTACGGAGATAATATCTAGAAACATTCCTACGAGTCGAAAGGAGGCAGAATTTGCACTTGCAGCACTGATGGAGATCCCTTCACAATATAAGGCAACAATAGACCTTCAACTTTTGGG TCGACGAAGAGGGATACCTGACAGGGTTTCTCTACCTCCACCAACCAGGAACCGTTATTCAAGATCAAGCAGCTTCGAGCAAGGACCTGCATTCCCCAGAACTGCCAGCAGCTTCGAGCAAGGACCTGGAATCACTAGAAGTGCACAAGCTATTTCATCTGAAAGACTTATAGAGGAGAAACTG ACTTGTCCGGTTTGTCTTTGGAAACAAAAGGATCTTGCTTTTGGATGTGGGCATCAG ACTTGCTACGACTGTGGGAAAGAGTTGCAGCGTTGCCCCATGTGCCAAGCTCATATTACAACTAGGATAAAGCTCTACTGA